Part of the Puntigrus tetrazona isolate hp1 chromosome 10, ASM1883169v1, whole genome shotgun sequence genome is shown below.
TGGGACTAACAGTAAGTGTGTTGTATATAAAGCTCTTATTCAAGagtcacatttaagtattttgttatatcactgaaacacaaaatgatgTGACGACATCTGATGGCGTTGACAAATTTgccatttctttcacaaaacaaatagtTCATGTAGTAGCCATTTTTTCAGTTGATGCTAGACGCTAATGGAACCTGCTTCAGGACAATaaaattatctaaatatttcaaatcaaatcatgtTTTTGACAGAGGAAATTAGGACATTAACATTAggattttaaatattctaaaactataaaacctGGCAGAACCTGTCTGACAGCAACACACTCTGTAGAGCAAGAACGTGTCAAGGGGGTCCTTTTTAGTGACAGCTGCCCCTGATATTACCTGATTTTATTACACGTTAATGAATGGTGTTCTGATGGTGTTCAGACGCAACTTTGAGACCTTATGAAACATGCATGTGtcactgaaaaacaaccttGTTTTGATAAGCGATATTAAGTGTTGCTTTTCATAAAACacagtctttttcattatttaaaaacaaaaaataaatatttcttttgtttgaaaGCATATTACTGATTGAACCCTCTTCTGTGGACACGCTGTTCTAGATAAAAAAGCTTTGGAAGCAGAATTATAgtgcaaactatttttaaatattacgacaaataaaatcttattttgaCTAATAGAAACTCTGTCAAAAGAGATACGTAATCCAACGGCACAGCAGTTGCAAAATGCACAAACTACAAAAATGCACACACTACAGCGcctaaaaaaagagaatgtttTTATGAAGTTGCACATTTACTTCTATTTTTCCACAAGGTGGGGCAtgggagagggagaggagggCATCAGGTTgattcatttatgtattcaaGGAAGAAGAATGCAGTTCAAGTCAGATCTTGCACAGAAGACATCCTCAAGGAAACACCTGTATGTTCAAGGCGTCACAGTCTATTACTCACCCTGACATCACCCATTTCAGAAGCTTGTTTTAACAATTTGCTTTTCGCACTGAAATTTCATCACTTCGGTTGTACAGAGAACAAAAtccttattttataaaatttccTAATTTTTTGATGTTCAACTGAAAAGAACATTTCATGCACCAAGTGGGCCACAAACGGCAGCAGATAAGGTTTagggcaacaacaacaactgtgtTCTGCTCTTTCCTGTTTGCAGAGTTAGTCAATGTGTAACTTTCCATGAGATCAACAGGGTACAACTGTGAGTGTGTGCCGTGTACGTCTGACAGCGGCTCATAAATCAGTGAATTCATCAGCTTTCCGCAAGCACAGGTTCTGCTAGCCGCTGACTGGTGTTTGTACATGTCCGCGTGTGTACGCATGCACGTTCAAACCCGTCGCTGCGCTTTAAAACATCACCTCACAACCTGTCACACGAGTCATAccagttttaaagaaaaaaaagtggaagAGGCTCCATATCGTGGCTCCGCCGCTGTCTTTTTAAGATAATGAGGTGGTGGCAGTGTGTGTCATACACTTAAGAACAGTAAGCCATTGTTTTAGGCCTGTTGTTTTTCCTGTGATAAAAGTTGCAGACTTCCTGACGTTAAGACAAGTCTATTTCGTCGGTTCTAAGTACGTATATGTTGCACATTCACTTAATTCAAATAAAGGTCACAGTATAGGAGTTTTGTGGGAAAGATAATATTGATATTGAAGTCAGTCTTAACAGGCAAAAATACAGacaacatatttcatatatgtgATGCACTTTAATTTTCCATCAAATATAAAAGTGTGCAAATATAAAAGTGTGCAAACACAATGAATAaatgagagatttttttttttttacaaaagggAAATGACGAGGCAGCTTTATCAACTTATTACAAAAGTCAAGATAAACTTGAAAAAGGTGTTGGCGTTGGATTACTGATTGGTTTGCTACggatgattttgttttatacagATGCAAATGCATGGATGCTAACAGCTATTGTTgttactattaactattaaatcGCATTCAAAAAAACCCAGAGTTCAACAGCAGTTTAAAGACCTAGCAATTAAGAGGCTGTCTGTTCCAGACAGTGAAGGGTAATGACGGCTACGCCCCCACTGGCATAAAACAGGGCTCGGCGCAGCGGTTTTACAGAGTGATGAAAAGATAAAGTGGTCTTAGGAATGAGCCAATGGCCTGAACATGAGGGTACATGGGATACAGCCTTCCCCCCAGACTTCTACCCACACCTGTGATCCTCCTGAGGGCACATTCCCATGGAACGAGCCAAATGGctttataaaagcacatttcttTTTGTGCGAACCATTCTAATTAGATAATTGGCCTCAGAGCGTTGccatttctgtttaaattataGCTTTGAAGTGCAATATTAAGCTGATATAGGGTGAGcttattctaataatatgctACAACAAAATGTCTAAACAATTATGGGGTTGCTTGCACTGCATCAATCACTACTGCACTTTGGTAACAAAAAGAAGACAATGATATTAAAGacatacaacaaaaaaagtgaatttaaatGAGGTACAATATCTACATtaccgatatatatatatatatacacttaaatgCATTTCCAATCACAAAATAACTCTATTATTAGGTAGGAAAGCTAATGAGAGCCCAAACCCTGAAGGAAATATCTGTCGATGTTTCAATAAATGAGTACTTACAATATGTACATTAAATCCCAATGGATAAGAAGTCCAGCATCTGTCAGTTTTTGCAATGTAGGAATGATAAAAAGGGAGAAAGAGTCTATGAGCATTTTGGCAAGGGTTCCTGAAGTCCATGAGGTCAAACCCCGCTAGGACCCTCAACAAAGCGCCGATTCGCTCAGAGAGTCTACAGGGATCAGTGCGCCATCAGTGTTTTTGTGGGTGGTGAGTTTCAGAACAACTACTTTCCTCTGGAGTTTTGTTGGCGTGAGGGGGTTCGGACTCTCCGGCTCCGATTCCGACGTGTAGTCCAGCGAATGTTCTCCGATGGGCCGCGGAGATAGCGGCGCAGCATCAGCTCCACGTTCAAGCAGGACGCAGATGGCGTCTTTGTAGCCGCCGCGTACGGCCAGGTGGAGCGGAGTGAATCCATTCCGGTCTTGGGTGTTGGCGACGTTGGGGCAGCTCTGGAGAAGTTCTTTGAGGATTTCGCAGTAGCCGCTCTCGGCAGCCAGGTGGCATGCAGTGCGAAGGCTGTGGTTGGAGCTCTCAGGGTCGGCACCCTCCGCCAGAAGCATTTTAACTGTCGGTAGATGGCCTTTTTGCGCAGCCAGGTGCAAGGCGGTGCAGCCATTGGCCGTCCGGCTGTGGATATTGGCGGCATGTTTAACAAGCAACCGCGAAGTGCTGGTGTGGCCGGTTTCTGCAGCCACGTGAAGGGGAGTGTGGAGGCCGTCGGAGGTGAGATGCACATCAGCGCCAAGCTCCACCAGGATCCGTGCCACCCGGTACTGTCCCCTTTGAGACGCCAGATGAAGTGGAGTGCGCCCATCTGACGTCTGGCCATCGACATTGGCGCCCGCCTGCTTAACCAGGAGCTTCACTATTCCCAAATGGCCTTTCCAGGCGGCCAGATGTAGTGCCGTCCAGTCGTCTTTACCTTTCACATGGACGTCCGCTCCACGACTTAGCAGGACCCTCACCACGTTCTCCTGTCCATGGTGGCAAGCGATATGCGTCGGTGTACGTCCCTGAGCGTCTATTTCGTTAATGGATGCGCAACGGTCTAGGAGTAAACGGGTGAGGGGTTCATCGCCGTTCTGGGCTGCAAAGTGTAGAGGTGTGTATTGGTCTTCATCTTTGGCGTTGACATTTGTTGTCTTGCGGCTCAGGAGAATCTCAGACACTCCCTTCATTCGCTTTTCGGCAGCCAGGTGAAGGGGCGTGGCTCCGTGATTATTGGGCAAATTAGGGTTGCAGTTGCTAAGCAGCAGAAACTTAACCGCTTCCTCGTTGGCCAGATTCACTGCGAAGTGGAGCAGGTTGCTGCCGCCCTCCAAGAGCAAGTCAACATCTTGTGGTTGGAGGATCTTCATCAGCTTGGCAATGTCCTCAGTGCGAATGGCTTCACAAAGCTTCTTCTTCTGTAACTCGCTGGAG
Proteins encoded:
- the ripk4 gene encoding receptor-interacting serine/threonine-protein kinase 4, translating into MDVPENSPGIMGLLKTFDASEFGSWEKIGSGGFGQVYKVRHMQWKTWLAIKCPPSLHSDEKERAELLEEAKKMEAAKFRYILPVYGICSDPQGLVMEYMETGSLETLLASEPLPWELRFRIIHETAVGMNFLHCMNPPLLHLDLKPANILLDAHYHIKISDFGLARWNGFARNDDISRDGFCGTIAYLPPERIIEKDRISDTKHDVYSFSIVIWGILTQKKPYQGENNILHIMVKVVKGVRPDLSIIPRSRPQACSGFLSLMQKCWAHSPEARPSFQEITSEAEELCTKPHDESRASVSSEPDCSPCPAPASSEQTNNQKPVRPKSAMLPEKDYSLSELLCQIDSGLSRSFSNVKEECLESKDNTSKRLSGISSVDSAFSSQGSITLSFEKENAVNDSSELQKKKLCEAIRTEDIAKLMKILQPQDVDLLLEGGSNLLHFAVNLANEEAVKFLLLSNCNPNLPNNHGATPLHLAAEKRMKGVSEILLSRKTTNVNAKDEDQYTPLHFAAQNGDEPLTRLLLDRCASINEIDAQGRTPTHIACHHGQENVVRVLLSRGADVHVKGKDDWTALHLAAWKGHLGIVKLLVKQAGANVDGQTSDGRTPLHLASQRGQYRVARILVELGADVHLTSDGLHTPLHVAAETGHTSTSRLLVKHAANIHSRTANGCTALHLAAQKGHLPTVKMLLAEGADPESSNHSLRTACHLAAESGYCEILKELLQSCPNVANTQDRNGFTPLHLAVRGGYKDAICVLLERGADAAPLSPRPIGEHSLDYTSESEPESPNPLTPTKLQRKVVVLKLTTHKNTDGALIPVDSLSESALC